The DNA window CTGTCAGCTCGGTGaatctagcttcatagctaaatggcgaacatggattttatgaagaaatacgtttagagccgtgtctgagtccactacatcctttcagaggtgcatccagctctgtgagctcatagactcctccagaaactgaacctggatgatggaggctttcagcggtgcttctgactgagcccagcccagtttgatgaacttcttgtcggtgtctgctggaggatttcccctgggtcaccgacaacaggcgatacgtcacaatcacgccccacAAAAGCAAGCTCTTGATTgtttaacgcggcgcgaatgtccactaaagttcagattttcgaactcgagtgattcgcgcgaaacgcgcaTTAAGCATGTCAAACGCGCAGAACActcaattcgcgccacgccattcaCGCCATGCGCACCgcgcaattctcgtcattcgcgccacgccattcgtGCGTAACgcatgtctattcgcgcgtttgcattgacttaacatgtaaatcactcgcgcttgacgcgcgttctgcgtctggtgtgaacgcagcattagggtcgttctgaaacagggattaagattgttacagtgttgctctttgctcttggtgcggttcgctttcacactgcagaTGACAGATCCTAGTTtttggtaacagtctggatgatccttttcttctttggtctggagcacacaacgtccatttctcccaaaaaatatctaaaatactgTTTCATCTGAGCACAGTACATGTTTACACTGTGTGATGGTGCATCTCAGACGCCTCCAAGCCCTGAGAGGTCAatggtgcttctggacactgttaacatagggcttcctcttGGCACAGTACAGTTGTGACTGGCGTTTGTGGATGTGACTCTGTATTGTGGTGCTTGTCAAAGGTTTAGCGCAGTAGTGCTGAGCCCATGTGCTGATCTGGCTTACAGATAAATGAGGATTCCTGATGCAGCGCCCCCTGAGGGACCGGAGGTCACGGTTGTTCAGCATAGGCTTGcgctcttgtcctttacgcactgaaactcctccagattccttCAATCTTTAAtgctgttctgcactgttgaaggtggaATATCCTcatgtcttcctctctttctctgagGAACATTGTGTTCACACATCTCACTCATTTTTTctcatatttgttggcaaactggcgatcctcggccTGTCtctgctcctaaaggactagagcTTTCTTGATGCTGCTTTACCAAATCATagttacaatcacctgttgacatcacatCAGATCACATCCTTATTTCTGCTCCGGTCACTGTTTCCGGAGTGTGTTGCGggtctgaatgacaggagagGATGAAGATTTACAGATGAGATGAAGCTGAGCAGACACAACATCAGATATATCGTGTGTTCATGTTGTCTGCAATGAAAACCAAATCAAAGTCAATTTTGTAAAGCACTGCTTTCAATCTGTCCCAACTGTTTGAGATTTGGGGttgtaagaatttttagatatctgGATGAGAGACAAAAACAAGAAGCACATTTCTACAGTGTAAATATTGTAGTGTTGCTCATCCAGGCAGAGTCTTCAATCCGCAGTGATTTACAGTCTAATATGGTATTCATGGATGCGTTTATTCTCCTGCTCTGTCATTTATGTGTCATTATGTgatgaacgcacacacacacacacacacacacacacacacacacgtggagTGTCAGGCCTCTGGGTGATCTACTAGTGTTTACTGCTCATCTGTCTGCTGTCTCTCTATTCAACACTGATAAAGCAGACTGATGTTTATTCActgctgtttttatttacacacacacacacacacacacacacacacacacgcacacacaccttaTTTTTACACCAGttcagagaaaacacacaaaatacatatttattttattaaacttcgtCTGTTTATATGTGGATTTTAgctttttacacttttattctgtctacattctgatcacacacactaaacatttatttatttatcttttgatgCCATATCatcagcattggctatattcatggctAAACATATTCTAAATAtacaatatttgtatttatattttaggtttattttacagttgcaatgcacattaataattcTTATGTTACAATAATCACCCTAAAAATATTAAACTACTAAtcaatacataataaatacaggtttaaacatttcctaatatatatatatatatatatataaaataaaaataataaattacagttCATTCAGAAAGTGTTGATAGTGCTTAACTTTTTCCAAATGTCTTTATGTTCCAGtattattccaaaatggattgaaTTGATTGATTTcatcaacattctacacacaatcccccataatgacaatgtgaaaacagagttttagaaattgttcagatttattaagaataaaacaCCTGTAttatcagatgtacatcagtgttcTCAGGCTTTGCTCAAGACTCTGTTGATGCTctttggcagtgattacagcctcaagtcttgttGAATATGATGCTCGAGCTCTGCACAGCTGTCTTTGGGAGTTTTggcccgttcctctttgcagcacctctcaggctctatcaggttggatgggttgtgatggtgtacagccattttcagatctctccagagatgttcaataggatttaggtctgggctctggctgggccactcgagGACATTCCCCGAGTTGTTGTTGTGCTGCTTCATTGATAttctggcggtgtgctttgggtcattgtcctgctggaagatgaagcgtcgccccagtctgaggtggagagcactcttgtgcaggtcttcattcaggatgtctctgtacatcgctgcattcatctttccctctatcctgactagtcttccagctcctgctgctgaaacacatccacacagcatgatgccaacaccaccatgcttcactgtagggatgctgttagcctgctgatgagcgccgcctgctgttctccaaacgtaacgcctggcgttcactccaaacagttcagtttgagtctcatcagagcagagagtttagtttctgatgctctgagagtccttcagatggtgaactccaggcggggagtgtcttccgtctggccgctctaccatacagatgcctgattggtggattgctgcacagatggttgtccttctgtaaggttctcctctctccacagaagagcgctggagctcagacagagtgaccattgggatCACCTGACTGAGGCTCTTCTccctcgatcactcagcttagatgtccGGCCAGCTCTAGCAAGACTCCtgctggttaaacatcttccacttacggatgatggaggccgctgtgctcactggagctttcagagcagcagaaatgtttctgtaagcttccccagccttgtgcctggaGACAaccctgtctcggaggtctacagacaattcctttgtcctcatgcttggtttgtgctttgacatacaCAGTCAACCCTGggctcttatatagacaggtgtagcgtaatcagatcatgtccatcagctaaattgagcacaggtgaactccagtgaagctgctgaaacatctccagaatgatcagtggagacagaatgaacctgagctcaaGTTAGAGCTTCACACCAAAGCCTGAgaacactgatgtacatctgatttatcaggtcttttattcttaataaatctgcaacattttctaaaactctttttccacattgtcattatgggggattgtgtgtagaatgttgaggaaatcaatccaTTTAATCCGTTCTGGAATAAGACtggaacataaacaaatgtgaaaaaagtcAAGCGCTATCAGTACTTTTTTGGGTGCACTGTAAATCCCggttaaaatatattgtttcttTGAATTGACAGTATTGAgtcatttatttagtcatttatttattagtttatttattcattcattcattcatttatttatttagtcgtGTCATTTATGCAATGATAAAAAGATTTAAATCTAAactctaaaatattaaataatattgttaataataatcataattattattattattattccaacaatgtaaaaaacaaacagaatttttagatatttagatggAAATTGCTACACGTTTCATTAgttacatttagtcattcattgatatttttatttatttactcatttatttagtcatttatttatttatttattatttagtcattcatttatttatttatttactcatttatttagtcatttatttatttattatttagtcattaatttattcatttattaattcatttatttagtaatttgtttatttatttatttagtcatttatttatttactcatttatttatttatttttattcatttgtttatttgtttagtcattcatttattcatttatttagtcgtttatttatttatccatttatttactcatttatttatttacttttattcatttatttatttatttaggcatttatttatccatttatttatttatttatccatttatttactcatttatttatttatttttattcatttatttatttattcattcattcatttatattttattcatttgtttactcatttatttatttacttttatttatttatttatttatttatccatttatttactcatttatttatttatttttattcatttatttatttattcattcattcatttatattttattcatttgtttactcatttatttatttatttattattcatttatttattcatttatttgttcattcattcatttatgtatttattttttattcatttatttatttattatgtatttagtCATTAATTTTTTgacttttttagatttatttatttatttagtcttttatttttttattaattaatttatttatttttattaatgagtttatttatttattcatttatttatttatttttgattcatttatttatttattaattcattcatttatttactttagtcGTGTGATTTatgtaatgataaaaatatttaaatctaaactctaaaatactaaataataataataataattattattataccaaCAATGTAAAAATCTAACAGAATTTTCAGATATTCAGACAGAAATCGCTACACGTTTCATTAAATGTCTCATCTGTATATTTAAACCTGAAAAGTGTCCTGCAGATCAGCGGTGTGTTAATGAGCTGTGATTAATCACCTCTTATGAATAACTATATTAGTGATGGTCTTAGTAAGTGCACTGtgtttttgagtgtttgtttCTGCTCTCTGATGAATGTGGAGAGATTTGTACTCTCGCCTGCGGCACGTCTGATCACACACCATCAATATTCAACAAGTCCCTCTACTTACCATATATGCCTTTATTAAAATTCATAAGAGCCATATTTACTCTCTCCGACTGCATTACCCTGGAGAAGAGCcaagagatgatgatgatgatgatgatgatggagggAGGAAACTCATCTCTCTCCCCGACTGCGCCTTGTGTTAGAATTACTGATTATTATACCATATGTCTAAGGaaagcttgattctgattggctgatgagcatttaAACTATTCAGAAATCAGCCGTGATGTTAGTGTgtgttgatgcttctgtcagtctatgttgctcctgtcgctgttcatctaaaactccacatctataatcctcttagtctatgctgacatcatcttcagcagctcaaacactctaatggctaaaggacagacggctgcttctcactcagggctgctggagatgctaatgagatggagagatgggcactagtgggcggggcttttcctctgatgacacgtacagagggagaatgtcaatcaaagtgattctgcatcaagtctgattagaacaaacacagtTCACTCATGATCAGCATTaaaggctggagatattcacacactgctggcTTTAAACCCCACATAAGAGTCGTTTCTGCAGGATTGGTGCCCTTTCAGATGCGTTTATAGATGCTTTttgagatctgtgtgtgtgttttgtccagGTAAAACTGAACTGGCCAAGCAGGTGGCGCGGTACATGCACAAAGACATCAAGAAGGTCCGTGGCTTAATGAAGCATTATTTCTGAAACCATCCGCTGGAAAATAAAGGCTGAAATAACTTTAATCTGTTCATCTGTGATTCAGGGTTTCATCCGGATGGACATGTCTGAGTTTCAGGAGAAGCATGAGGTaaacacgcgcacatacacacacacacacacacacacacacacaactttagCAATTGTAGgtgtttaatttattcatttttatttaaatatatttttacttattcattcgttcatttattcatttatatattaattaattaatttatttctttgttcatttattctttcatttgtttatttattaattcattcatttagtcattcattcattttatcatttatttatttattcatttatttattgattgatttttttattaattcattcattaagtcgttcattcatttatttactcatttatttatttattcatttatttatttattaattcatttatttactcattcattcatttatttattcatttatttatttatatttatttatttattcattcattctttcatttatatttgtttattcatttatttacattcatttattaattcatttgtttattcattaatttatttattaatttgtatttatttatttatttattcattaattcattcatttatatttatttatttatttatttctacttcactttattttatttttaatatttgttttctgtaATTGTTGAATCTGCGTTGTTTGAGGGATTGTGTacagttatgtgtgtgtgtgtgtctagaaGTGTGTTTCTGACCTCTGATTATCTTCTGCTGTCCTTTTCCTTTATAAGCCGTTTAACTGCGCTGTTACTGTGacctcgcacacacacacacacacacacacacacacaaattaaatcaCACACTCTTATTGTATTGATAGAGTCACTGTCACTATGCTGAGCTGGATgaactgtgtctgtgtgtgtgtgtctgtgtgtgtgtgtgtgtgtgtgtgtgtgtgcgtgtgcgtgtgtgtgtgcgtgctgcaGGTGGCGAAGTTCATCGGGTCTCCTCCAGGTTATGTTGGTCATGATGAGGGTGGTCAGCTCACCAAGCAGCTGAAGCAGAGTCCCAGCGCTGTGGTTCTGTTTGATGAGGTGGAGAAAGCCCACCCAGACGTGCTGACCGTCATGCTGCAGCTCTTCGacgaggtacacacacacacactcattgaaTGAATGTAGTTTACATTTAACAAATAACATACATAAGAACACTTCTATTAAAACTTCTGtgaactattatattatattaagtgttcATATATTAACAGTCACACTTAGAGTAGTAGTGTTTGCATTATATTATAAGTGTTCATATAATATCATCTAAAATGACGTCATATAATATGtgatagtataatataatatcatatcatatactGTAATATAGTAACTGTgtgatgatgttgttgttgttgttgttgttgttgttgttgttgttagggtCGTCTGACTGACGGGAAGGGGAAAACCATCGAGTGTAAAGACGCCATCTTCATCATGACCTCAAACGCAGCCAGTGATGAGATTGCCCAGCATGCACTGCAGCTCAGACAGGAAGCGCAGGAGCAGAGCCGACGGCGGCTGGCGGAGAATCTCGgtgtggaacacacacacacacacacacacacacacacacacgcacacactcacacacacttcagcTTGCGTTTATGAGTTCTACAGTTTaacctgtgtgcgtgtgtgtgtgtgtgcagatgatgTGCAGAAGAGTGAGAACATCACCATTTCCAACACCTTCAAAGAGCAGGTGATCCGGCCGATACTCAAGGTAAACGCTGGTTAATCATATACTCTCAttactgtgctctgattggctgcttcaCTTCAATGGTTAATCATATACTCATCActgcgctctgattggctgcctCGCATCAATGGTTAGTCATATACTCATCActgcgctctgattggctgcctCACATCAATGGTTAATCATATACTCTCAACACTGCACTCTGATTGGCTGCCTCACATCAATGGTTAATCATATACTCTCATCActgcgctctgattggctgcctCGCATCAATGGTTAATCATATACTCTCAACACTGCACTCTGATTGGCTGCCTCACATCAATGGTTAATCATATACTCTCATCActgcgctctgattggctgcctCGCATCAATGGTTAATCATATACTCTCAttactgtgctctgattggctgcttcaCTTCAATGGTTAATCATATACTCATCActgcgctctgattggctgcctCGCATCAATGGTTAATCATATACTCTCATCActgcgctctgattggctgcctCGCATCAATGGTTAATCATATACTCTCATCActgcgctctgattggctgcctCGCATCAATGGTTAATCATATACTCTCATCActgcgctctgattggctgcctCGCATCAATGGTTAATCATATACTCTCATCActgcgctctgattggctgcctCGCATCAATGGTTAATCATATACTCTCAttactgtgctctgattggctgcctcGCATCAATGGTTAATCATATACTCTCATCACtgagctctgattggctgcttcaCTTCAATGGTTAATCATATTCTCTTATAACTGTGCTATGATTGGCTGCTGATGCCTCGCCAGTACATCCTATTGGTCAATAATTGTATCATCACATCACTTCGCTCTAATTGGCGGCTGACATCCCACTCCTGCATCTCTCATTGGTTAATAATTATCTTATCACATCACTGCgctgtgattggctgctgacaTCTCACCACTGCATTTCATTGGTTAATGATTATCTTATCACATCactgctctctgattggctgctgatgTCCCACCACTGCTTCTCATTGGTCAATTCTTATTTTATCACATTactgctctctgattggctgctgacgTCTCACCGCTGTGTTTCATTGGTGTTTCAGGCTCATTTCAGACGGGACGAGTTTTTGGGCCGGATTAACGAGATCGTGTACTTCCTGCCGTTCTGCCACTCGGAGCTCCTCCAGCTGGTCAGCAGAGAGCTCCACTACTGGGCCAAAAAGGTGGAAAAACACTGCACAATACACTGGAATATTATCATTATCCCTATAATAGTGTATGCAGTGTCCACATCACAGAGAAGGGCGATATAAGGAGTTAGCTATATGTGCCGAGCATTTGTGTGCTGAATACATAGGCGGTTTATCtagatctgaccaatcagatgaggcCTTTACTAAATTTAGCTCCGCCTCTCCACTTGCTtaacccagagctgaaaatagAGGTTTCACGGTGTTTAACATCtgaatgtttgcaccttgacaatttttaaaaatttaattaactcaaaaaaaaaaaaaattgcattataaTCATGAGAAATATTGTTATTGCAACATGCAATACTATTATtgcatattttatgtatattttttatgtataagATAATAATATAGcgtaataaaatattttcatatattataATGTCAAGTGTAAATATAATACGTTTAATATAATATGTgttaatataatacattatatgtggtaatataattaatgtaatgtagtttattgcaatataatatatgttaatgtaagtgttatgctgtgttcacactagacgcgaatgaagcatgagtgatttacatgttgagtcaatgcaaagacgcaaatagGCATCCTGCGGCGTCATTCCTGTGAATGACGCGATTCATGGAAATGAAGCACCCCGAATTATGCAATTTGGGTGAATGATGTGGTGCGAATGATGCGTTTCGTTTAAATGAGGCAGCGAGAATGAGGTGACACGAATGATGCGATTCGCTTGAATGAGGCGGCGCAAATAATGCGATTTTAAGTGAGTGAGGCGACGTGAATGACGTGATTTGCACAAATGAGGTTTCGCAAATGACACGATTCATGCGAATGAAGCGACACAAGTGATGGGACTTGGACGAATGAGGCGGTGCGAATGAGGCATTTTGTTTAAATGAGGTGGTGAAAATGAGGTGACAAGAATGATGCTGCGCGAATGATGCGATTTGTGTAAATGAGGTGGCACAAATAACGCGATTTGCACGGATGATGCGTTTCACGTGAATGACGCGATTTGCGCCAATGCGGCGGCGCAAATAATGTGATCCATGTGAATGAGGTGGCGCAATTAATGCGCAAATAATACGGTTTACGTGAATGAGGCAGCGCAAATGATGTGATTCACGTGAATGAGGCGGCGCAAATAATGCAATTTACGTGAATGAGGAGGCGCAAATGATGAGATTTACATGAATAAGGTGGCGCAAATTATGCGATTTACGTGAATGAGGCGGCGCAAATTATGCGATTTACGTGAATGAGGCGGCGCAAATAATGCGATTTACGTGA is part of the Danio rerio strain Tuebingen ecotype United States chromosome 15, GRCz12tu, whole genome shotgun sequence genome and encodes:
- the clpb gene encoding mitochondrial disaggregase isoform X2, which translates into the protein MHKDIKKGFIRMDMSEFQEKHEVAKFIGSPPGYVGHDEGGQLTKQLKQSPSAVVLFDEVEKAHPDVLTVMLQLFDEGRLTDGKGKTIECKDAIFIMTSNAASDEIAQHALQLRQEAQEQSRRRLAENLDDVQKSENITISNTFKEQVIRPILKAHFRRDEFLGRINEIVYFLPFCHSELLQLVSRELHYWAKKAKQRHNITLLWERPVLELLVKGYNLHYGARSIKHEVERRVVNQLAAAFEQELLPKGCTLRLTVDRDSQHTDGAPVLRLELLQEDKTSRKLEIQPPLNPQDTAHTPRKH